The Actinomycetota bacterium nucleotide sequence GGGGACCCCGATCTCCGCCAGACGAGCCGCGACCCGTGTGCGGCGCCCCGCGTGATCCACGCCGGTTACAGGCCCGAGACGGCTTCGAGCGCGAGGTGATACCCGAGCGTTCCCGCGCCGGCGATCGTGATGCGCGAGACCGGCGAGATCACGGAGTGTCGCCGCCACTCCTCCCGCGCATAGATGTTCGTCTGGTGCACCTCGATCACGGGCGCCTCGCCCGCTTCGATCGCGTCCCGGAGCGCGTAGGAGGAATGGGTCAGGGCCCCGGCGTTCAGCACCACGGCCTCGAAGCCGTCGCCCGAGGCTCCGCGCACCCATCCGAGGATCTCGCCCTCGTGGTCGGACTGACGCCACTCGACCTCATGTCCGAGCTCGGCGGCGCGCTTGGCAACACCCTCCATGATCTCGGGCAGCGTTTGGGTCCCGTACTTCTCCGGCTCACGCTCGCCCAGCGCTCCGAGGTTCGGACCGAACACGTACAGCACGCGCATATCCCGTGTCTCCCTCTCTCCGCGTCGGTGGTCGGTCCCCGTCGGTCGCCGGCATGCGCGACCCTCAGGCCGGCGCTCCCATCGCGGTTAGCGTGGCACGGATCCGGTCCCGGGGCACGCCGTCGACGACCTCGGGCTGTCCGATCCCCCGCAGCAGGACGAAGCGGATCCCGCCCTGGAACTTCTTGTCGAGGTGAAACGCATCGAGGATCTCCTCCACCGGAGGGAGCCCGACCTCGGCCTCCAGGCCCAACGAGGTGAGCAGCCGCACGTGCCGGGCGGTAAGTCCCGGCTCGGCGATTCCGACGGCCTCGGCCAGTCGGGCCGCGAACACCATCCCGATCGCGACCGCTTCGCCGTGGGTGTGCCCGGCGAAGGACTCGATCCGCTCGAGCGCGTGACCCAAGGTGTGCCCGTAGTTCAGGAAGAGCCGCGTTCCCTCGTCCTTCTCGTCCTCGGCGACCGTGCGCGCCTTCGCCTCGACGCAACGCGCGACGAGCTCGACCATCACCTCGGGCTCTCGCGCGAGGACGACGTCGAGCCGCGTTTCGAGCAGCGCGAGCAGCTCGGTGTCGAGCGTGAGCCCGTACTTCGCGACCTCGGCCAGCCCGGATCGCAGATCCCGATCCGGCACCGATGCGAGCGTCCCCACGTCGGCAAGCACCGCCGAGGGCTGGTAGAAGGCGCCGACGAGGTTCTTGCCCTCCGGGAGGTTCACCGCGGTCTTGCCGCCGATCGCAGCGTCGACCTGCGCGGTGAGCGTCGTCGGGACCTGCACGAAGGGCACGCCACGCGCGTAGCTGGCCGCGACGAACCCCGCGAGGTCCCCGACCGCACCGCCGCCGAGCGCCACGACGAGGTCACCGCGATGCGCCCGTTGCGTGGCGAGCTGGCGCACCAGCGTGCCGTGGACCTGAAGCGTCTTGGCCTCCTCGCCGGAGGGCACCCCGAGCAGCACCGGCTCGAGATCCCGCTCACGCAACGAGGCTGCGAGCGGTTCGAACCACGTGTCGGAGACCGTGCGGTCGCTGACCACGAACGCGCGCGAAGCCGCGGGAAGCTCGGGGAGGTGCTCGCCGGCGGCGGCGATAAGCCCCTCGCCGATCGTCACCTCGTAGGGCCGGCCGGGGATCGCGACGCTCACGCGACGCACGGGCGCTCCCGCTTCACGCGCTGCCTCGCAGCTCCTGCTCGATCGCCGCCGCAACCGCTCCCGGCGTGCCGCTGCCGTCGACCACGTGCGCGGCGAACTCCCGGTAGGCCGGCTCCCTCTGGGCGAGGAGCAGCTCGAGATCACCTTCTTCGTGGATCAGCGGTCGCTCGGCCGCGGGCCGCACACGGCGTTTCAGGATGTCGATCGGGACGTCCAGGAACACCACGTGGCCCGTGGCACGCAGCGTGACGCGGTTGGCCGGCTCGATCACGACGCCGCCTCCGCACGCGACCACGCTCGGATCGTCGGCCGCCGCCTTCGTCAGCACCTGCGCTTCCAGCGCCCGGAAGGCCGGCTCGCCCTCGTCGGCGAAGATCGCCGTGATCGACTTGCCCGCCTCCCGCTCGATCTCGTGATCGAGATCGACGAACGGAACGCCGAGCCGGCCCGCGAGCTCCGCGCCGACGACGCTCTTGCCCGACCCGGGCATGCCCACGAGATAGACGATCACGCGAGCGTCTCCCGGTAGGACTCGAGGTTGCGACGGGTCTCGCCGACGGAGTCGCCGCCGAACTTCTCCAGCACGGCGTCGGCGATCACGTACGCGGTGGCCGCCTCCCCCACCACGCCACCGGCCGGGACGGCGCAGACATCGGTCCTCTGCTTGATCGCGACGGCCTCCTCGCGGGTGACGATGTCCACCGTCGACAGGGGCTTGGGCACCGTGGAGAACGGTTTCATCGCGGCCCGCACCCGGATCGGCTGACCGGTGCTCATCCCGCCCTCGATCCCGCCGGCGCGCATCGTCCTGCGGGTCAGCTCCCCACTGCGCGAGACGATCTCGTCGTGCGCCTTTGATCCGAGCCGGGCGGCGAGCGCGAATCCGTCCCCGACCTCGACACCCTTCACGGACTGGATCCCCATCAGCGCGAGCGCGAACCGGGCATCGAGCTTGCGGTCGTAGTGCACGTGCGAGCCGAGGCCGGGCGGCGCTCCGTACACGAGGACCTCGAACGTGCCGCCGATCGTGTCCCGCGACTTCCGTACCGCGTCGATCTCGGCCACCATCTTCTTGGAGACCGTCGGGTCGAAGCAGCGAACGGGCGACGCATCGATGCCCTCGAGGTCCTCGGGCCGCGGTGGCTTGGCGGTCGCGAGAACCGCGACCTTGCCGATCCTCACGATGTGGGACAGCACCCGGATCCCGAGATCGGCCAGGAACGCCTTCGCGAAGCACCCGACCGCTACGCGCGCCGCCGTCTCCCGAGCGCTCGCGCGCTCGAGCACGTTGCGGACGTCGTCGAAACCGTACTTCTGGACGCCGACGAGGTCCGCGTGTCCCGGCCGGGGCCGCGTGAGCCGGTCATCGGGGTCGATCTCGCCTTCGACCCCCATCAGCTCGGAGTACTTCGCGTCCCACTCCTTGTTCGGGATCACCACCGCGATCGGGCTCCCGAGGGTGCGACCGTGCCGGACGCCCGTGAGGATCTCGAACAGATCGGATTCGAACTTCTGTCGGCCGCTGCGCCCGTGCCCGAGGCGGCGGCGGGCCAGCTCGTCGGCGAGCTGCTTCGGGGAGACGGGCACACCGGCCGGCAGCCCCTCGAGGGTGGCCACGAGCGCCTGCCCGTGGGATTCCCCGGCCGTCAGCATCCGCAACATGCGTCTCATCATAGGGAGTGAACAGGGGCGACGACCCTCGGAAGTCGCGTGGCGGCGTGCCTCCGGACATGGAAGAGGGCGGCCCCAATGGGGCCGCCCTCGAACCGGCGACCGCTCCCCCCGTGGGCGGAACGCCGGTGACCTTTGCTCCGTTCGCTACTTCGGAGCGTCCGAACAGAGGCGGAACGACTCGTCGCCGTACACGAACGTCGCGCAGCTGCTCGTCGTGTCGATCGACCGCACCTCGTAGTTCTGGTCGAACGTTCCTCCGACCGCCTCGTCGTAGACCTTCCCCTCGACATCCACGGTCACCCGGGGCGTTCCCCCGCGTGTGTAGACCGTGGTGAGGGTCACCTGCTTGCCGGCGACGTTCGAGCTCTGGTCGTCCGCGGGCTTCGCCGGATCGGTCTCCGGGTCCGCCGTGGTCTCGGTCGAGGTCGGGCTCGTCGTCGTGGTCGCCGTCACGGTCGGAGAGGGAGCCAGTTCCGGTGGCGTCGAGAATGGGTCGCGCCCGCTGAAGTTCACGACCTCCTTCGGCGACTTCGTCGGCGTCGGCGAGGCGGTGGTCGGCTCGGGCTCGGGAGCACCGCTCGCAGGAACCGGAGCCGGTGTCGGTGCCGCCGTCTCCTCGTCTCCTCCCCCGAGCACCTGCGTGACCAGGAAGAAGGCGACGGCGATCCCCGCGATCACGCCGAGGATGATCAAAGCCCGTCGGTCGCGCTCGGTCATCGCCATCAGGCACCTCCCTCGGTCGCGGGTTCAGCAGCAGCGTCTTCGCTCGGACCCGGGACGGAGTTCGGCCCGGCACTGATGTCCGTCGTGAAGAACTCAACGGTGAACTGCCCGGTGAGCTCGGCCGTCGTCGCGGTCGTGGTGTCTGTGGCCGTCTCTTCCGTGGTCGTCTCCTCCGTCGTCGCCGCGGTCGTCGTGCCCCCGGTCAGCGATACCGACGTGACCTTCGCGGCTCGAGGGAGCGTCTCCAGGTTGTACAGGAACTCCTCGAGCGCGAAGTAGGTTCCGCTCGTGTCGAGCGTGACGATCACCGTCGAGTACTCCGCGCCCTCGGCCGCGACCGGGTTGGCGGTCGAGATCGACAACGGATCGACACCCGCGCGGTCAGCCGCGCTCTGCAGTAGCAAGATCATCCCGGGCTGGTCTTCCGTCGGCGGGATCATCGTGCCGATCTGCCGGATCTTCTCGTTCGTCACCGGGGCGTCCTCTCTCGCCGCCTCGAGTTGAGCGAGCGTCAGCTGCAACGAGGTTTCCTGCTGCTCCGCTTGGTCGAGCTCATCCTGCTTCTCCGAGACCTGTGCTCGCTTCGGCATGACGAGGAAAAAGATCACGAGCACCGCGAGTAGAACTCCGGCCACGGCTGCGATGAGCGGCGCACGCTTGTTCACGCGATCTCCTCAACTTCCCGGCCGCGTTCGGTAACGACGTCGTCGGTCAGGTCCGCCGAGCTGGAGAACGTGTACTGCCTGCTCCGCGGCGACGTTTCCGTCAAAACGGACGAGAACGGGTTCACCCAGCCATCGACCTGCGTCTGCCTCGTCAGCCAGACCGTAGCCGCCTCGAGGTTGGCCACGGTGCCCGTGAACGTCAAGGTGCCGATGATCCCCGTGTCCGCGAGAGTGGGATCGACGACGGTCGCCGCCGCGCCGGTGGCCGCGGTGGTTCCGCTCAAGTTGTCGAGGACCGCGTCGGGCGGGATCACGCGCGAGACGTCCAAGAGGATGCCCGACCACGCGACCTCACCGGCGAACACCTGCGCTTCGAGCGCCTCCTTCTCCGCGAGATCGGTCTGTAGATCGCCGAACTCCTGCAGACTCGCGATCTTCGTCTGAAGGGCGGCATTCGTTTGTTCCTGCGCCGCGAGCTCGTCCTCGACGCTCGAAAGGTTCATCGTCTGAAGCACGTAGTACGCACCGATCAGCACGAGCACACCGACCACGCCGAGGATCACCAGGGCCGTTCGCTGCCGCAGCTTCTGCCGCTGTTTGATCTCGGGGGGGAGGAGGTTGACCTGGCTCACTTGCCTCCTCCTTCCGGGATCGCAAGGCCGACCGCGGTGGCAAGCACCGGCTCGGCCTCTCCCATCGCCGCGTCGGAGAGCTTGAGCTGAGGTCGCACGGTTCCGAACGCGTGGCCGCGTTCGACCCGGACGGGGATCCGCTCCTGCAGCATCTCGAGGAAGCCCTCGAGCTTCGAACCGCCACCGGTGACCAGGAGGCGGCCCACACGAGCGCCGGGGACCTGTGCCGTGTAGAACTCGAGCGACGAGCGAACCTCGTCGACGAAGGCGCTCGCTCGCGTCATCGCGACGCGGTGCACGTCGTCGAACGACGGGGCGCCCTCGAGCTCCTCGCCCTTCTTCACGCGTTCGGCGACGTCGTCCTCCAGCCCGAGGTCGCGGGCGATCGTGCTCGTGACGTCCTTGCCTCCCGACGGGAGGATCCGTACGAAGCGCGTGATCCCGTCCGCGTGGACGCAGATGTTCGTCACGTCTGATCCGACGTCGATCACCGCCTCGTCGCCGGGCGTCTCGAGCTCCATCCCCGCCTCGGCACTGCCGATCGACCGAACGAGGGCGAACGGGATCAGATCGAGACCGATCGGGACGAGCTTCGCGCGGTCCACGGCGTCGACAAGGGCCTCGACCATCCCCTTCTGGGCCGCGACGAGGAGGATCCGCAGCATCTTGCGGTCCTCCTGCTCGAACTCACCGAGCACGTCGAAGTCGAGCACGGCCTCGTCGACCGGCATCGGGATGAACTCCTGCACCTGGAATCCGAGGGACTCGCGAAGTTCCTTCTCCGGGAGCCACGGAAGGGCGACCTCGCGGACGACAACGCGTTGGTTGCCGACACCCAGCACGACCTGGCGTCCCTTGAACCCGCCGCGGCTCCACAGTTCCTTGAGGGCTTCACCGACGATCTCGGGATTGCGAACCTCACCGTTCTCGACGGCACCGACCGGCAGCGCGACCTGGGCGGCGCGCACGAGGGACGGAGGGTTGCCGCCGCCGAGCTCGACCGCCCGAACGCTCGTCGAGCCGATGTCGAGTCCGATCCGGGTCCGTCGCGGCACGCTACTCGCCCTCCACCCAGACCGAGCGCTCCGAGAGGTAGCGTTCGATCTCCGACTCCCGGATCCGGTAGTTCTTGCCGACACGGATCGCCGCCAGCTGCCCGCTCTTGATCAGGCGGTACACGGTCATGTTGGACACGCGCATGATGTCCGCCACTTCAGCGACGGTCAGCAGGCGGTCCCCCACTCCGGACTTCTGGCTCACCGGCTCCGTCTCCACGTGTGGCTCGGGCGCCACGTCGGCAACACTTGCAACATCACGCTCAGATCGCCTCTCCGACGCTCCTGAGCCACAAGCTCACGGAACGTAGCCGTCTGCCACAGATCGTGTCAATGCGGTTCATCTCTGTACCCTCGGCAATCCGAGCGTAATTACGTAGGTGTGATTCCCAAGTGCCCCAAAGATTCACACAGGTAACGACAATGCTCTCCCCCGACAGACCTGCGGCGGGGTGGGCCGATCGGGTGATGCGGCGCGGTCGACGGGCGATGGCCCGAAGGGATCAGCCCGGCAGGGTCAGATCGAGGTAGGCCCTCGAGATGGGTTCGGCGAAGAATGCGGCGATCATCGCGCCGGCCGCGAGGTAGGGCCCGAACGGGATCGCCTGCTTCCGCCCGAGCCCGATCAGCAGCGCGACGATCGACCCGATCCCCCCGAGCAGGATCCCCACGCCGGCCGCGACCCCCACGTAGCGCAGGCCAAGAGAGCCAAGCACGAGGCCGATCAGCGCCACGAGCTTCACGTCGCCCATCCCCATGCCCCGGGGGACAACGACCGCGATCAGCAGCAGCGCCCCCCCATAGATGGCGAGCCCGAACCCCGCTCGGGCGAGGTCGACGGGCGCTCCGAACAGCCGGGCGATCACCAGATACACGGGGAAAACGATCAGCGCCGGATAGGTGATCAGGTTGGGGATGATCCGGTGGCGGATGTCGATCACAGCGATCGGCGGCATCAGCGCGAGGAACAACGCCATCATCACCGCCACCCACAGATCGTCGAAGACGAGCGCTGCAGCGACGAACAGCCCGGCGGTCCCGAGCTCCACGATCGGATAGACGACCGAGATCCGTGCGCCGCACGAGCGACATCGGCCGCGAAGGAGCAGCCACGACACGACGGGGATGTTGTCGACGTTCCGGAGCTCGGCGCCACACGAGGGACACCTCGAGCGCGGCGCGACGACAGACTCCCGGTTGGGGACGCGGTGCACCACGACCGTAAGGAAGCTGCCGATCGGCAGGCCGAACAGACCGAAGATGATGGCTCGTAAGGTCGTCATCGGGACGGGAGCCTATTCGGTGATGCGGCTCCAAGGTGGGACCCGGCGTCTAGAGGCAGGCCCAGGGGTCGCTCGTCGGCCGGCACTCGTTCCACAGCGTCTGCTCGAGCCCGGTGCCGAAACCCAGGATCCGTTCGATCCGGGAGTTGTAGACGATGTCGAATCCGTTCTTGATGTTCATCGAACCCGCGTAGAGGGCACCCTCGGCCGAGTTGGAGGAGTTCTTGAAGGCCATCTTCCCCGGCGTGTACAAGACGCCGGCAACACCGTCGTCGGGGTCCGTGGAAGTGCCCGAGTCGAACACGACCGAGTTCTTCCCGTAGATGCTGCAGTCACCGCCGTTCGTCGTGCACGTCGTCCCCGTGGGTGGCACGTAGAGCGAGACGATCACGACCGTCACCCCGGGCACACTCGTGCTGATCGTGCCCGTGTTACCCAAGTCGATCGGCGCGTTCGTGATGATGGTCAGGTCTCCTCCGAGCGAGAGACCATCCAGATCGATCCGCGTCGTCTTGCTCGGCTGCGTCTGCCAGATCGCGAACGAGCCGGACATGTCCGATTTCGAGACCGCGTTGAACTGCGTCACCGCGGTCGCCGAAGTGTTCGTCGCTCCGCACGTCCCGCTGCTCGGGTAGCAGTTCAGCGACGGGTAGTTCGTCGGGTCAAAGGTGAACGCCGGCAGCGGAACCACGGCGGGGGGCTCGGTCAGGGTGCGCGGCTGGGCCGGTAGATTGGGTACCGACGAGGTGATCGTGCCGCAGGCGGTTGCCTGACCCTCGACCGTACCGCCGGTGATGTTGTAGAGCGCCTGCGTAGCGCACCCGGGACTCACGCTCGACGGTGCGGAGGCCTTCGCGTCGCCTTCGGTCCTCGCGCCGTTGCTCATCGCGATGCCGGGCTCACCCCCCGTCCAGACACTGCCTTCCTTGTCGGTGCATTCGTGTCCGCTGGGGAACGTGTGGGACTTGAGCACCACGGAATTGTTCGCCATCGTCACGCCCCCGTTAGCGCTGAGCACGCTGCCGCAGATCGTGGTGTTCTGGCCGATCGTGACGCTGTTCGTGGCGTAGATGTCCCCGGCGATGTTCTGGTCGTTCTTGACCTCCATGTCGGACGCGGAGAACAGGGCGTAGCGGAACGTCGGGATCGGCTCCAACAAGATCTGCACCTTCCGGATCTGTCGCGCACCGGTCATCGTCGGGTAGTACCCCACGGATTCGATCTCGACGTCTCCGGCGCCCACCGTGCGCCAACTCACTTGGTACTCGCCGTCCTGACCGTCGATGGGCGTGCAGACATCCACCGGATCGTCGACCGCACAGTCCGAGGTCGCGGCCCGGTCGGCGGTGAGCCGGCCGATCGCGTCGTTTAGTCCGGATTCGGCTACCCCGAGGGTGCGCGACCAGCGCGCACCGTTCTCCGCAAGGTTGAACGCGGCGTTGCCCGCTGAAAGGGCCACGACCATCAGCAGGGTCATCACCGTCAGCAGGATGATCGCGGTCACGAGGGCGAAGCCCTCTTCCTCGCGTCGAAGCCTCGAGAGCATGGTGTCCGATCCCTCCGTTAGGTGGTCGTCGCGTTGCGCAAGAAGACGTCAGCCTGGATCGGCACATCCTGCGTGTGCGTATCCAGGTCCAGCGAGATGTCGACCGAGAGGTCGTCGGGATAGGTGAACACCTGGTCCGAAGCAAGTTGCGAGAGCTGCGGTACCGCGGTGCCCCCGTCGACCGCGCGGACCAGCGTGTAGGGGGCAGAACCCCCCTGGACGCGCCACGAGATGTCGTGCGGGTCTCCGTCGATGTAGGTGTCCACGTCGATCCGGCTTGCGGTGCTCGTCCCCGCGTCGACCGATACTCCCTGGCGCAGATCCTTGGTCAAGCGCTGCAGTGCGATCTGGCCGTCGCCGAGCACGTCGCGGCGGTTCGAGATGATGCTCGTATCCTTGAACGCCCTCATGGCGACCCCCAGAACGGCGGTCGTGATGATGCTCATGATCATCAGCGTCACCATGACCTCGACGAGCGTGAACCCGCCCTCCCGGGGATCAGACCGAGACGACATTGCTGGCTCCACCGATATTGCCGGCGAGATCCTGGACGACGACGTAGAACTGGTAGTCGGTCTGGTTGTTCAGACCGCTCACTCGGCACTTCGGCTGTGGGCTGCCTTCCGTCACACAGGTGACCTGCGAGTAGGGCAGGTTCGGCGGTGTCGTCGCGCGCTGGTAGACGAGATATCCACCGAAGTCCGCGGGGAGCGGTGACGGGGCAGTCCAGCTCAGCACGGTCGAGAGGTTGTTGACGGCCCTCGTACCGATCAGTCCCGTCGGCACGGCCGCTGGAGCTCCAGTGTCGAGGAGGATCGAATCTGACGCCGTCGCGCCGTGCTTGCCCAACGAGTCGATGAACCGCACGTAGACGGTCTTCGTCCCGTCTCCCGACGTCAACGTATACAGTGGGGAGGTCGCGTAGGTCAGAGCGGCACCCCACGTCAGTCCGTCGGTCGACAGCTGCATCTGAGTGGCACCAGCTGAGGACAGGTTCAATGTGACCTGGGCCGAGGTCGTGTAATCCTGCCCATTCAGGATCGAGATCGTGCCGTTCGGTCCGCCGTTCCCGCCTCCGCCTGCCGTGGAAACGGTGACCGTGCAGTTCGCCCCGGCGTTGGACGCGGTGGCGCCGTCGTCGTCGTAGACGGTGTTGCTGATCTGATAGGTCCCTACACCGGCGTAGGTGTGCTGCTGGTCCACGCCGCCGTCGGTGACCGAGGCACCGTCACCGAACTCCCAGTCGATGCGATCGATCGTGCCGTCGGTGTCCGACGCGCTCGCTGTCAGGTTCACGGTGAGGGCGTTCGCGGTGATGTCCGGACAACCCACCGAGGGCCCCTGATTCGTCGACGATTCGGGTACGACGTAAGGCACCTCGCCGTTCGAGAACAGGGACGAGATCTTCAGCTGTCGGGCGAAGGGCTTGGGGTTGTCCCAGGTGACGACCGCGGTGACTCGCTTGAGGTCTTCGGTCGATCCGCCGTCATCCAGATCGACCCACGTGACGTACACGTACACCTCGAACTCGGTGTTCCCTCTGGAGAACGGATCCTGCACGTGCGTCAGCTGAGGCGTGCCCGGCTCCTCGGGCGTGACGATCAACGGCTCGTAGCAGGTGCTCCCACCCCCGACGCACGCTGCGCCCGTGGGATTGTAGGTTTGGGCATCCTCGTCAACCCAGAAATCGGGATTGCTCTCGTTTGCCGAGTGCGGCACTTCGCCTCCGACGAGCGAATCCTGGTTCAAGGCCAGAGCTTCGTAGTTGAGGGATCGCGCGAACTCCATCTGCTCCTCAGCGCCGGCTTGCGCCGCGAGTCGCTCGCGGGCGAGTCCACTCGTCGTGAGGCCGTAGCCGAGCGCCTGGGCGACCGCAAAGGCGCCCACGGCGAGGATCATGCCCGCGACCATCCCCTCCACGAGGGTGAATCCACGCTCGTCAGCGTGAAGGCGGGCGTGGAACCATGTGAACAGGGATCCGCGCATACGCAATACGATCAGCCTCTCTGAGCCTCTCTTGGCCTTATCGGCCCAGGTCCCACGGAACTGAAGGCGCCGAAGCGGAAGGGAACGAAGAGAGGCGGCCCTCGGGCCGCCTCTCTTGCGTTCCTTCCTTTTTCCGTTACGACCTACGAGAACGACGGATCCGCGACGTTGGCCTCGTCAGCCGCGGCCCAGGCACCTGTGCAGGTCCCGCTGTCGGCGTAGAACGTGCCGGGCTCCGCACCGCCACCGGTCCCCGCCGTGTCGCGGATGTGGTAGCACGTCTGCGAGTCAGACAGCGCGGAGGCACCGAACGTTTGTCCAGCACCACCGACGGCCGAGACATCGAAGCTGACGACCGTTGGTCCGGTGGAAGCGCCCGCTTGGTAGTCCAGCGACCCTTCCGCGTCTTCCAGGGACGAAATCGTCACTGGCGTGTACGTGTTGTTGTCCGTGTAGATCGTCTTCGCAGCGGCCAGGCCGTTACGAAGGCTTGACTGCGCTGCCCGGTTCTGGGCACGCTGCCTGGCGCCGAGGAAGGTCGGCAGAGCGATGGCGATCAGGATGCCGATGATCAGAACGACCACCATCAGCTCGATCAGTGTGAAGCCTTCCTCGTCACGGCGCCGCTCTCTGAGGCGCTGGATCATGGAGACTCCCCCTTTCGAGGACTCCGTCGCGGATCCCGATGACCCGCGCTCTGCAAAAGGTGTCGGCCCCACGCCTTCCTGGCTGTAGTTGGCCTCAGGCGGATTTCCCAATGCAGCGGAGCCCATGCCCCGATAGTCCGAACGAACTACCAGCAGAAGGACAAGTTCTTGCAGCACACCGAAACACACGCATGCCCGCCCCCTGAGGGAACGGGCCCAGCGCGCTGCAATCGGGACTACTGGATCAGGTTGATGATGTTGAACATCGGCATGTAGAGAGCGATCACCGCGGCTCCGACCGCACCACCGATGACCGCGATCAAAAGCGGCTCGATCAGAGACGTCAGAGCGTCGACCGTTGCCTTGACCTCTTCCTCGTAGAAGGCCGCGACCTTCTCGAGCATCGTGTCGACGGCGCCGGTCTCCTCACCGACCGCCAGCATCTGCACCACCATCGGCGTGAACACCGCGTGCCTACCGAGCGGCTTGGCCATCGACTCACCCTCGCGCACGGCCGACTGCACGTCGGTGACGGC carries:
- the aroC gene encoding chorismate synthase — its product is MLRMLTAGESHGQALVATLEGLPAGVPVSPKQLADELARRRLGHGRSGRQKFESDLFEILTGVRHGRTLGSPIAVVIPNKEWDAKYSELMGVEGEIDPDDRLTRPRPGHADLVGVQKYGFDDVRNVLERASARETAARVAVGCFAKAFLADLGIRVLSHIVRIGKVAVLATAKPPRPEDLEGIDASPVRCFDPTVSKKMVAEIDAVRKSRDTIGGTFEVLVYGAPPGLGSHVHYDRKLDARFALALMGIQSVKGVEVGDGFALAARLGSKAHDEIVSRSGELTRRTMRAGGIEGGMSTGQPIRVRAAMKPFSTVPKPLSTVDIVTREEAVAIKQRTDVCAVPAGGVVGEAATAYVIADAVLEKFGGDSVGETRRNLESYRETLA
- a CDS encoding type II secretion system protein, which gives rise to MIQRLRERRRDEEGFTLIELMVVVLIIGILIAIALPTFLGARQRAQNRAAQSSLRNGLAAAKTIYTDNNTYTPVTISSLEDAEGSLDYQAGASTGPTVVSFDVSAVGGAGQTFGASALSDSQTCYHIRDTAGTGGGAEPGTFYADSGTCTGAWAAADEANVADPSFS
- a CDS encoding PKD domain-containing protein, whose translation is MRGSLFTWFHARLHADERGFTLVEGMVAGMILAVGAFAVAQALGYGLTTSGLARERLAAQAGAEEQMEFARSLNYEALALNQDSLVGGEVPHSANESNPDFWVDEDAQTYNPTGAACVGGGSTCYEPLIVTPEEPGTPQLTHVQDPFSRGNTEFEVYVYVTWVDLDDGGSTEDLKRVTAVVTWDNPKPFARQLKISSLFSNGEVPYVVPESSTNQGPSVGCPDITANALTVNLTASASDTDGTIDRIDWEFGDGASVTDGGVDQQHTYAGVGTYQISNTVYDDDGATASNAGANCTVTVSTAGGGGNGGPNGTISILNGQDYTTSAQVTLNLSSAGATQMQLSTDGLTWGAALTYATSPLYTLTSGDGTKTVYVRFIDSLGKHGATASDSILLDTGAPAAVPTGLIGTRAVNNLSTVLSWTAPSPLPADFGGYLVYQRATTPPNLPYSQVTCVTEGSPQPKCRVSGLNNQTDYQFYVVVQDLAGNIGGASNVVSV
- the aroB gene encoding 3-dehydroquinate synthase, with protein sequence MRRVSVAIPGRPYEVTIGEGLIAAAGEHLPELPAASRAFVVSDRTVSDTWFEPLAASLRERDLEPVLLGVPSGEEAKTLQVHGTLVRQLATQRAHRGDLVVALGGGAVGDLAGFVAASYARGVPFVQVPTTLTAQVDAAIGGKTAVNLPEGKNLVGAFYQPSAVLADVGTLASVPDRDLRSGLAEVAKYGLTLDTELLALLETRLDVVLAREPEVMVELVARCVEAKARTVAEDEKDEGTRLFLNYGHTLGHALERIESFAGHTHGEAVAIGMVFAARLAEAVGIAEPGLTARHVRLLTSLGLEAEVGLPPVEEILDAFHLDKKFQGGIRFVLLRGIGQPEVVDGVPRDRIRATLTAMGAPA
- a CDS encoding prepilin peptidase, with protein sequence MTTLRAIIFGLFGLPIGSFLTVVVHRVPNRESVVAPRSRCPSCGAELRNVDNIPVVSWLLLRGRCRSCGARISVVYPIVELGTAGLFVAAALVFDDLWVAVMMALFLALMPPIAVIDIRHRIIPNLITYPALIVFPVYLVIARLFGAPVDLARAGFGLAIYGGALLLIAVVVPRGMGMGDVKLVALIGLVLGSLGLRYVGVAAGVGILLGGIGSIVALLIGLGRKQAIPFGPYLAAGAMIAAFFAEPISRAYLDLTLPG
- a CDS encoding type II secretion system protein; its protein translation is MSSRSDPREGGFTLVEVMVTLMIMSIITTAVLGVAMRAFKDTSIISNRRDVLGDGQIALQRLTKDLRQGVSVDAGTSTASRIDVDTYIDGDPHDISWRVQGGSAPYTLVRAVDGGTAVPQLSQLASDQVFTYPDDLSVDISLDLDTHTQDVPIQADVFLRNATTT
- a CDS encoding shikimate kinase; this encodes MIVYLVGMPGSGKSVVGAELAGRLGVPFVDLDHEIEREAGKSITAIFADEGEPAFRALEAQVLTKAAADDPSVVACGGGVVIEPANRVTLRATGHVVFLDVPIDILKRRVRPAAERPLIHEEGDLELLLAQREPAYREFAAHVVDGSGTPGAVAAAIEQELRGSA
- a CDS encoding type II 3-dehydroquinate dehydratase translates to MRVLYVFGPNLGALGEREPEKYGTQTLPEIMEGVAKRAAELGHEVEWRQSDHEGEILGWVRGASGDGFEAVVLNAGALTHSSYALRDAIEAGEAPVIEVHQTNIYAREEWRRHSVISPVSRITIAGAGTLGYHLALEAVSGL
- a CDS encoding helix-turn-helix domain-containing protein; amino-acid sequence: MSQKSGVGDRLLTVAEVADIMRVSNMTVYRLIKSGQLAAIRVGKNYRIRESEIERYLSERSVWVEGE
- the pilO gene encoding type 4a pilus biogenesis protein PilO yields the protein MNKRAPLIAAVAGVLLAVLVIFFLVMPKRAQVSEKQDELDQAEQQETSLQLTLAQLEAAREDAPVTNEKIRQIGTMIPPTEDQPGMILLLQSAADRAGVDPLSISTANPVAAEGAEYSTVIVTLDTSGTYFALEEFLYNLETLPRAAKVTSVSLTGGTTTAATTEETTTEETATDTTTATTAELTGQFTVEFFTTDISAGPNSVPGPSEDAAAEPATEGGA
- the pilM gene encoding type IV pilus assembly protein PilM; amino-acid sequence: MPRRTRIGLDIGSTSVRAVELGGGNPPSLVRAAQVALPVGAVENGEVRNPEIVGEALKELWSRGGFKGRQVVLGVGNQRVVVREVALPWLPEKELRESLGFQVQEFIPMPVDEAVLDFDVLGEFEQEDRKMLRILLVAAQKGMVEALVDAVDRAKLVPIGLDLIPFALVRSIGSAEAGMELETPGDEAVIDVGSDVTNICVHADGITRFVRILPSGGKDVTSTIARDLGLEDDVAERVKKGEELEGAPSFDDVHRVAMTRASAFVDEVRSSLEFYTAQVPGARVGRLLVTGGGSKLEGFLEMLQERIPVRVERGHAFGTVRPQLKLSDAAMGEAEPVLATAVGLAIPEGGGK